The DNA segment atttaatttctgaatggataatataaatatatatataagtgttgaTTTgggattcaaattaaaatttattttaaaataagcaAGGTTCAATATGATTATTGGATATTTAAAAGAGAAATATTTAGAAAAACAAGTGGCTCAAAGACATCAGACTATTCATCACCATGAGTAGAAGGCTAAGTTGTCAATACATTTAGACAtttattagaagaaaaaaaatggcaTTTTTCCTTAAATAAAAATCATTCTTATTTGTGGTATTTACGACCTCAAGGACTCATTGTCACCCAGGTATTTATAAAAAACGCTTTTTGGTTCATTGCATGTGAACTGTTTGGACCACTAGAAAATTCAGTGGATGTTTCCTTTCGATGCAACTAATCATTTTTGGTTTATATTGGATAATTGGACATGAAAGTAGTGTAAACCGAAACCAGTTCATGTTTTCAAGTGCAACGTCTCTTTCCCTCTCTTTGAACTTTCCTAATAATTCACAGGGCAGGCGGCTGCACTTACTCAGTCAAGTTGGCGGCACTTTTTTTTTGGGGGTGGGGTTGCATTTTTATGGTACGGGCGAAGATCTACCTCAAAAGTCGACATTTGGAGAAATCTGAGTTGGAAATGTCAGGCTCTTCGCTTTCAATGGTTACCCTCATAGATACGGCACGCTTGAGGCGATGGCTGCACTGCTACTATTCAAACAAGCTGCTGCAAAGGCAAGAATGAATTCCCTCACGCTATCAGCTATGCCTATGGGGGTTTATACCTGTTAAGATTCAATGACATCAACCTCAACCCATGATGAAACTTAGGACTCACATCATAAaacaaaaaaggtaaaaaaagagAAAACCAAAAATCGTTTTAAGTTTTACTATATTCAAATccattttgctttgttttttttttctttttaatataatagatatataaattttgtaaattctcTCTtccaaagaaaaattaaaaaattaaattttaattagtaaaacTATTATGGAATCTCTATATTAAGaatcaaattacattttttttcctttactcaaaaaatagataaattaaccACTGTacgttaaattaaagagtaaattagtcaaatctgttaaaaatttcattcatttatactattaaaaaccGACTTAACTGACAGAATAACTAGACAGTGACATTTGATGTGCCATGTGTACCTTATGCTAGCGTACATAGACCAATTTTTTACAACAGATATAGATAGAATTTTCAACAAAAGAATCAATTTGTTGTTTGGTCTAAAGTACATgaactaatttacctattttttaataGAAGGGACAAAATAAAATTCAACTCTTAATACAAAAACTTTCATGTTACTTTTATTCTGAATTTGAGgtttaatttatcaaatcaattttaatattcttatacaatatttaaacaaATACATATTGCAAGCCTGAATCTTTGTTTTTtactcaaatccaactaaaatccTTCATGCAGAGGAAAGACAATAACATTGATACAACATCACCTCTTCGTGTTTattcaagagaaaaaaaataacttGCGTAATATGTACAAGAATAATCGGTCAGCTGGTCAGCTATATGTTATTGGTTTTATTTTACTTACCCAACTATTAAtactttttatttaatcattcaaaattttaaaattaaatattttaatcacccTTTCGTTAGTTGCTATTACATGGATGACgaaaaattaatttaagcttTTTTATACtgatctaataacaaatttaattctctaataattacatattctatcaatttcatcataaatcTAAAAGTAAGAACAAAATTTAGCCCAACTTTTGCTTCATGATGATATGCTGAAACTATGAGAAGGCAAATTTACTTGGACATAAATCTGATATGAAAGaccaaataaatttatatattctatcaatttgatcttatatCTAAAAAGTAGACAAAATTTACTGCTAGAAACTTCAAGAATGCATCCCATCTTCCATGTCTACCTTCCCTCCTACTTGAGCAAACTCGAAAAATCTCACCAGTACCTTTTCCTGTTAATCTCATCCTTTCACCTGCTAGAGTTCTTTCGCATCATTGGATCATAGAAGCTGGTGTTCCAACCATACAATTTCTAAAGACCGTCCTTTAGGAGTCTGGAGATTGAGGACAAGAAGCATTTCCAAGGGGCATCATTGTATTTGTTtgttcttttaataaaattactaGTTTTGTTGTCGCATTCAGCCTGTATCAAACATTCTAGTCGATTCACCAAGTCGCATTTTATGTCTCAACAGTTTTAGTTTTGGGTTTGAGTACCCAACATGATAAGAGAAACTTAATTGAATCATTGTTCCCATGGCTGAAACTGAAAGCACTTGTTTTAGTTCAATTAGGATTTATCACAACTTATACAACATTTCTCAGTGTCTAAAAGACGTTCACATGTATCCACCATCATCTTTGAAGAAAATTAGAGTCACGACATGTATAAATACAAACAATAATCCAGGAAGAAAACATGCCAATGCAATGCATTCATATACTTGATATGTTCTTACAGGAAACTGCATTTTACAGCCAGAAACACTACATAAAGCTTCAAAAAGAACACATCCGATCTATCAATATTTCTGGGGTGGCTGCTGGGTTCGCAATAAGCCAAAACGTTTCTTCAAAAGAACTCTTTGTCTGGAATATTTGTCATCAGGGGCGAATCGAGCTGCACGAATGTTGGGGAAAAAAAGTAACTATAACCCATAATAACACTTTCTAGTAAGATCTCTACGCAACTTTCACataatcattaaaaacaaaagaTCATACAACAACCTAACATGGATTCAAGCCAACATCAACATCCACCATATTTGAGTGCCATAGATGGCAAAATTTACTAGCAACTTGCCAGTAAAAGCAGAGAATGAGTAACAGATGGGTAATGACCATGAAATCAGAACAACACTTCCGATTCTCAGCCAAAATGGACCTCTTTTCTTGATTTTCAGATTAAACCAGACAAAACAACCATATGCAGATCAAAGCAGCCCTCAGAAAggcaattatatatttaaatgttaaaGCAACCAATAAGAGTTTGTTCAGACGCCTCATAAAACATAATGAATTCCTAAACAGCAGTGTATGCCGGAAATTATATAAACACATCAGGCCTTATTACCTGGATGAGCAGACTGAGTAGGCATCCCCACCAGTGATTCTTTCTGCATATAAAAATCGATATAAATGTAATTATAGAGAAAAAAACTGTTGGAATATTGATTATACATAAATTAGAAAACCCcagaaaaaaaaaataccaaaacgTGATTATATGCTGAAAGCCAAAAGGTAAAGAGATTAAAATCTAATCCT comes from the Gossypium hirsutum isolate 1008001.06 chromosome A06, Gossypium_hirsutum_v2.1, whole genome shotgun sequence genome and includes:
- the LOC107961782 gene encoding H/ACA ribonucleoprotein complex subunit 3-like protein, which codes for MYLQFYINNNGDKVYTTKKESLVGMPTQSAHPARFAPDDKYSRQRVLLKKRFGLLRTQQPPQKY